One window of Desulfovibrio subterraneus genomic DNA carries:
- a CDS encoding efflux RND transporter periplasmic adaptor subunit: MVHRSSHVFPPALTLPLLLCVSLLLGACSGDAPENAKGKRAVPVLVATAVQEPAQYIVTAVGNVQPQASVEIKTQVGGTIVEQKVRDGQSVREGDLLFRIDPRPFELTIREAQARLSRNRILLEKANKDLKRYAQLNKINAVAQEQYDKTYADAKSLESDIQLNVATLERAQLDLSYTVIRAPISGNVGIVQVNEGNVIKANDDRTLCVINQLEPISISFSLPEKYLPDVMAMRQTGEVAVYVTPAAGRTDSAKQDGADTFPPIKATLTAMDNTVDTTTGTIKLRAQYANTDKKLWPGQFVRAGLVLREKPDAVLIPTAAIMDGINGSYVYVITPENKAEDRLVTVDFLAGDRSVITTGLKAGERVALDGQVRLAPGLAVEVREGAGSKAAAPEQSKSAGETPAKAQ, encoded by the coding sequence ATGGTTCATCGCTCAAGTCACGTATTTCCCCCTGCTCTCACGCTGCCCCTGCTGCTCTGCGTCTCACTCCTTCTGGGCGCCTGTTCCGGCGATGCGCCGGAAAATGCCAAGGGCAAACGCGCCGTACCTGTTCTTGTCGCCACCGCAGTGCAGGAACCGGCACAATATATTGTTACTGCCGTGGGCAACGTGCAGCCGCAAGCCTCGGTGGAAATCAAGACGCAGGTAGGCGGCACCATCGTGGAGCAAAAGGTTCGTGACGGTCAGAGCGTCCGCGAAGGCGACCTGCTCTTCCGCATAGATCCGCGCCCCTTCGAGCTGACCATCCGTGAAGCGCAGGCAAGGCTCAGCCGCAACCGCATTCTTCTGGAAAAGGCCAACAAGGACCTCAAGCGCTATGCGCAGCTGAACAAGATCAACGCTGTTGCACAGGAGCAGTACGATAAAACCTATGCCGACGCCAAATCGCTTGAAAGCGACATACAGCTGAACGTGGCAACGCTTGAGCGAGCCCAGCTCGACCTCAGCTATACGGTCATCCGTGCGCCCATATCCGGCAACGTGGGCATTGTGCAGGTAAACGAGGGCAACGTGATCAAGGCCAACGACGACCGCACCCTGTGCGTCATCAACCAGCTTGAACCCATTTCCATCTCCTTCTCCCTGCCGGAAAAATATCTGCCCGATGTCATGGCCATGCGGCAGACCGGTGAAGTAGCCGTTTATGTCACACCCGCCGCCGGAAGAACCGACAGCGCCAAACAAGACGGAGCCGATACATTCCCCCCCATCAAGGCAACGCTGACCGCCATGGACAACACCGTGGACACGACCACCGGCACCATCAAGCTGCGCGCACAGTATGCCAATACCGACAAAAAGCTGTGGCCCGGCCAGTTTGTCAGAGCCGGACTGGTGCTGCGTGAAAAGCCCGATGCGGTGCTCATTCCCACCGCTGCCATCATGGACGGCATAAACGGCTCTTATGTCTATGTCATCACGCCTGAGAACAAGGCGGAAGACCGTCTTGTCACCGTGGATTTTCTTGCGGGTGACAGGTCCGTCATCACAACGGGCCTGAAGGCCGGAGAACGCGTCGCCCTTGACGGACAGGTGCGGCTTGCCCCCGGCCTGGCAGTGGAAGTGCGCGAGGGAGCCGGAAGCAAGGCCGCCGCTCCGGAACAGTCCAAGTCCGCCGGCGAGACTCCGGCAAAGGCCCAGTAG
- a CDS encoding YhcH/YjgK/YiaL family protein, translating to MIVDTIGNWRNYPLGPAWEKAFCFLESLSSDVATGRHTIDGTDIFAEVAEYETVPEERKPYESHREYADVQFLLRGSEWLDYAPLGTLAVLQDYDPARGDYMLHTRAGAPATRITLGNGVFSVLYPEDAHAPGVARDGVPEAVKKVVVKIRLSLLKGR from the coding sequence ATGATAGTGGATACCATTGGCAACTGGCGGAATTATCCCCTTGGTCCCGCATGGGAAAAGGCGTTTTGTTTTCTGGAGAGCCTGTCTTCCGATGTGGCCACCGGCAGGCACACCATAGACGGAACCGACATATTTGCCGAGGTGGCGGAATACGAAACCGTTCCGGAAGAGCGCAAGCCCTATGAATCGCACAGGGAATATGCCGATGTGCAGTTCCTTCTGCGCGGCAGCGAGTGGCTGGATTATGCCCCGCTGGGTACGCTTGCCGTGTTGCAGGACTACGACCCCGCACGCGGTGACTACATGTTGCATACCCGTGCGGGAGCACCGGCAACACGCATCACGCTGGGAAACGGCGTGTTCTCGGTGTTGTACCCTGAAGACGCGCATGCACCGGGAGTGGCCAGAGATGGTGTGCCTGAGGCTGTGAAAAAAGTGGTGGTGAAGATTCGCCTGTCTCTGCTGAAGGGGCGCTAG
- a CDS encoding efflux RND transporter permease subunit has translation MNPSALFINRPVMTTLVMLAMLIFGIMAYKGLPVSDLPSVDFPTIEVTANLSGASPETMASSVATPLEKQFSTIAGLDSMSSVNGMGTSRVTLQFNLNKNIDAAALDVQSAITAAMRNLPEDMDSPPTFRKVNPADFPILYLAISSPTMRLSDVNEYAEGMMAQRISMINGVAQVQVYGSKKYAVRIQLDPETLAAKEIGVDEVANAIRNGNVNLPVGTISGSAREYTVRSSGQLMDAASYRPLIIAWRNGAPVRLGEVATVLDSVERTRRLNWYSGTPGMVLAIQRQPGTNTVAVADSIRALLPEFRAMLPASANLEVLYDRSESIRDSVEDVKFTLVLTICLVIMVIFLFLRKFSATLIPSLALPMSIVGTFAVMHLMDFSLDNISLMALTLSVGFVVDDAIVMLENIVRHQEMGKTVRAAVMDGSKEIAFTIISMTISLAAVFIPVLFMGGVVGRLFHEFAVTISAAILLSGVVSLTLTPMLCNLILRPHTTERHGRFYNLMERMFNAWHRLYDVTLHWCVRHHALTMGVSILLLGLTAWMFTIIPKGFLPKEDTGRLQASLVYEEGISFDTLVRRQKAVMDILGKDKAVEGYMSVAGSGGPNSANNAGRLMITLKAHAERTETADEVLQRLRGKLSQVPGVKIFLQNPPAIRIGARSSKGQYQYTLQSPNTDELYRVAAEMEERLSTITDLQDVSSDMELKSPELQIAINRDKSSALGISAYQIEDALAASFSERRVSSIYAANDTYKVLMELAPEYQANPDSLSFLHVRSKDGKLVPIDTLIERKMGVGPLYINHSGQLPSATVSFNLRPGVSLGTAMAKVQSAAMEVVPSSVSTSFQGEAQAFQDSMKGLAVLLVLSVLVIYIVLGILYESFIHPLTILSGLPSAGVGALLTLMIFKADLNLYGFVGIIMLIGIVKKNAIMMIDFALEAQRKQGLDARTAICEGALVRFRPIMMTTLAALMGTLPIALGFGAGAEARRPLGLAVVGGLMLSQLLTLYFTPVYYMYLDAAQRKLRALFGKTEQSA, from the coding sequence ATGAACCCGTCAGCACTGTTCATCAACCGCCCGGTCATGACCACGCTGGTCATGCTGGCCATGCTCATTTTCGGCATCATGGCCTACAAGGGGCTGCCTGTCAGCGACCTGCCCAGCGTGGACTTTCCCACCATTGAGGTAACGGCCAACCTTTCCGGTGCCAGCCCGGAGACCATGGCATCCTCGGTGGCAACTCCGCTGGAAAAGCAGTTTTCCACCATCGCCGGTCTGGACTCCATGAGCTCGGTCAACGGCATGGGCACCTCGCGTGTGACCCTGCAGTTCAATCTGAACAAGAATATCGACGCAGCCGCACTTGATGTGCAGTCCGCCATTACAGCGGCCATGCGCAACCTGCCGGAAGACATGGACTCCCCGCCCACCTTCCGCAAGGTGAACCCTGCGGACTTCCCCATCCTGTATCTGGCCATATCATCCCCCACCATGCGGCTTTCGGACGTAAACGAATACGCAGAAGGCATGATGGCGCAGCGCATCTCCATGATCAACGGGGTTGCGCAGGTGCAGGTATACGGCTCCAAGAAATATGCGGTGCGCATTCAACTTGACCCTGAAACGCTGGCCGCCAAGGAAATAGGCGTTGACGAAGTGGCAAACGCCATCCGCAACGGCAACGTGAACCTGCCGGTGGGCACCATCAGCGGGTCTGCCCGTGAATACACCGTGCGCTCTTCCGGCCAGCTCATGGATGCCGCCAGCTACCGCCCGCTCATCATCGCGTGGCGCAACGGCGCGCCTGTTCGCCTTGGCGAAGTGGCCACCGTGCTCGACAGCGTGGAACGCACCCGCAGGCTCAACTGGTACAGCGGCACCCCCGGCATGGTGCTGGCCATTCAGCGCCAGCCCGGAACAAACACCGTGGCCGTGGCAGACTCCATCCGCGCCCTGCTGCCGGAATTCCGCGCCATGCTGCCCGCCTCTGCCAACCTTGAGGTGCTGTACGACAGGTCAGAGTCCATCCGCGATTCAGTAGAGGACGTCAAATTCACCCTCGTGCTGACCATCTGCCTCGTCATCATGGTCATATTCCTGTTCCTGCGCAAATTCTCGGCCACGCTCATCCCCAGCCTTGCGCTGCCCATGTCCATCGTCGGCACCTTTGCCGTGATGCACCTCATGGACTTCAGTCTCGACAACATCTCGCTCATGGCGCTCACACTTTCGGTGGGCTTCGTCGTGGACGACGCCATCGTCATGCTCGAAAACATCGTCCGGCATCAGGAAATGGGCAAGACGGTGCGCGCTGCGGTTATGGACGGTTCAAAAGAAATCGCCTTCACCATCATTTCCATGACCATCTCCCTTGCGGCCGTGTTCATTCCCGTGCTCTTCATGGGCGGCGTGGTGGGCAGGCTTTTCCACGAATTTGCCGTCACCATTTCAGCAGCCATTCTGCTTTCCGGCGTGGTATCGCTCACGCTCACGCCCATGCTCTGCAACCTCATCCTGCGCCCCCATACGACCGAGCGCCACGGACGGTTCTACAACCTGATGGAGCGCATGTTCAACGCGTGGCACCGTCTCTACGACGTAACCCTGCACTGGTGCGTACGCCACCATGCGCTGACCATGGGCGTTTCCATCCTGCTGCTCGGGCTCACCGCATGGATGTTCACCATTATTCCCAAGGGCTTTCTGCCCAAGGAAGACACGGGCCGCCTGCAGGCCTCGCTTGTGTATGAAGAAGGCATCAGCTTTGACACCCTTGTGCGCCGCCAGAAGGCTGTGATGGACATTCTGGGCAAGGACAAGGCTGTGGAAGGCTACATGTCCGTTGCCGGTTCCGGCGGTCCCAACTCGGCCAACAACGCCGGTCGCCTGATGATTACTCTCAAGGCGCACGCGGAGCGTACGGAAACGGCCGACGAAGTACTCCAGAGACTGCGTGGCAAACTCTCGCAGGTTCCGGGCGTAAAGATATTCCTGCAGAACCCGCCCGCCATACGCATTGGTGCGCGTTCCTCCAAGGGGCAGTATCAGTACACCCTGCAAAGCCCCAACACAGATGAACTCTACCGTGTGGCAGCGGAGATGGAAGAGCGGCTTTCCACTATCACCGACCTGCAGGACGTGAGCTCGGACATGGAACTGAAAAGCCCAGAACTGCAGATTGCCATCAACCGCGACAAGTCTTCAGCTCTCGGCATAAGCGCCTACCAGATCGAGGACGCACTGGCGGCATCGTTCAGCGAGCGCCGTGTTTCCAGCATTTATGCCGCAAACGACACCTACAAGGTGCTGATGGAACTTGCGCCGGAGTATCAGGCCAATCCTGATTCGCTCTCGTTCCTGCATGTGCGCTCCAAGGACGGCAAGCTCGTTCCCATAGACACCCTCATAGAGCGCAAGATGGGCGTCGGCCCGCTGTATATCAACCATTCCGGCCAGTTGCCCTCTGCCACCGTATCCTTCAACCTGCGGCCCGGTGTTTCGCTGGGAACCGCCATGGCCAAGGTGCAGAGCGCGGCGATGGAGGTGGTACCTTCCAGCGTTTCCACCAGTTTCCAGGGCGAGGCACAGGCGTTTCAGGATTCCATGAAGGGCCTTGCCGTGCTGCTTGTTCTCTCGGTGCTGGTCATCTACATCGTGCTGGGCATTCTGTATGAGAGCTTCATCCACCCGCTGACCATTCTCTCCGGCCTGCCCTCTGCCGGTGTGGGCGCCCTGCTCACCCTCATGATCTTCAAGGCGGACCTGAACCTGTACGGGTTCGTGGGTATTATCATGCTCATCGGCATCGTGAAGAAAAACGCCATCATGATGATCGACTTCGCGCTTGAGGCGCAGCGCAAGCAGGGACTGGACGCCCGCACCGCCATATGCGAAGGCGCGCTTGTCCGCTTCCGCCCCATCATGATGACCACGCTGGCCGCGCTCATGGGTACGCTGCCCATCGCCCTCGGCTTCGGTGCCGGTGCAGAGGCCCGCAGACCGCTCGGCCTTGCCGTTGTGGGCGGCCTCATGCTTTCCCAGCTGCTCACCCTGTACTTCACGCCCGTCTACTACATGTATCTTGACGCGGCGCAGCGCAAACTGCGCGCCTTGTTCGGCAAGACCGAGCAATCGGCCTAA
- a CDS encoding universal stress protein, whose product MTAINKILVAVDFSDHSKYIADYAKLLATKLDAALVVVYAAPSLSQYVGFHVPPNSIESFVGEIVSGAEKSMDTYLAENFSGLQTTGKVVTGYAAEEILATAEQENADMIVMGTHGRKGIDRILFGSVAEKVVKGANIPVLTVRPPAL is encoded by the coding sequence ATGACTGCCATAAACAAGATTCTCGTCGCCGTAGACTTCTCGGATCACAGCAAGTACATCGCCGACTACGCGAAGCTTCTTGCCACCAAGCTGGACGCCGCGCTGGTTGTTGTGTACGCAGCGCCTTCCCTGAGCCAGTATGTTGGATTCCACGTTCCTCCGAACTCCATCGAAAGCTTTGTGGGTGAGATCGTATCCGGAGCCGAAAAGTCTATGGATACCTACCTTGCCGAGAACTTCAGCGGCCTGCAGACAACCGGCAAGGTTGTCACCGGCTACGCGGCAGAAGAAATTCTGGCCACTGCCGAGCAGGAAAATGCCGACATGATCGTCATGGGTACCCACGGACGCAAGGGCATTGACCGCATCCTCTTCGGTTCTGTTGCCGAAAAGGTGGTCAAGGGTGCGAATATCCCCGTACTGACCGTTCGTCCTCCGGCACTGTAA
- a CDS encoding PAS domain-containing sensor histidine kinase, whose amino-acid sequence MLPFPSANSYNGTSDTPSVLVTFDAPDVVALLDRAGFRVLTSQGPLGGLCCIPSLSAAAPAGMAAPTVILARPHTVPDFLDSEVVILAYPEEFSDAATLLDEGASAMVPEPYNPALLLATIRKAWDDATMRHELRRYQDDSRKVAHEQAAAMLQDERIAAAGMIVEGLSRAMLEAVEDAKCAQYVAQLPTHAALHERGGSIVAANNAFRGRFGPDADRGIIYQSAGNEGWIHPVEETFTTGTSCKRCEPIFTAHGEELPALIYTFPIRGPEREYDLVLEIAVDVSEVEAQQQKLLTVQKQYRKLFDEAPCFITVQDRDLRVVDANRRFKEQFSFTPGARCHELYKHCSEPCTDCPILRTFEDGQSHQAEMQVTNNEGTPCNILVQTAPIYDENGELSRVIELSTDITMIRQLQSHLASLGIMLGSMSHGMKGLLMAIDGGAYRLEAGLKREDIERIASGWTQIREKLGSLRKMSLDILDYAKNRELVPVQTDIKTFAAKLMDTVRHKAESNNIALTLEMNLAHGTFEADTLPLSSALTNILDNAVDACLFDRSKTGHSVLFRVWCNETELHMVVEDNGVGMDRQVRENMFTLFFSSKGHVGTGIGLFYAHDVITRHHGQIMVESELGRGSCFHVRLPLRQPVTGAPPSATCPC is encoded by the coding sequence ATGCTCCCATTTCCATCCGCCAATTCCTACAACGGCACTTCCGACACTCCTTCCGTTCTTGTGACCTTTGACGCGCCGGATGTGGTGGCCCTGCTCGACAGGGCCGGATTCCGCGTTCTGACAAGTCAGGGACCGCTGGGCGGCCTGTGCTGCATTCCGTCACTGTCTGCGGCTGCACCCGCCGGCATGGCGGCGCCCACCGTCATTCTGGCCCGCCCGCATACCGTTCCCGATTTCCTCGATTCCGAGGTGGTCATACTGGCCTATCCCGAAGAATTTTCCGATGCTGCCACTCTGCTGGACGAGGGCGCATCTGCCATGGTGCCGGAGCCGTACAATCCCGCACTGCTGCTCGCCACCATCCGCAAGGCATGGGACGACGCCACCATGCGCCATGAACTGCGCCGCTATCAGGATGACAGCCGCAAGGTGGCCCACGAACAGGCCGCCGCCATGCTGCAGGATGAACGCATTGCCGCGGCAGGCATGATTGTGGAAGGCCTTTCCCGCGCCATGCTCGAAGCGGTGGAAGATGCAAAATGCGCCCAGTATGTGGCGCAGCTCCCCACCCATGCAGCCCTGCACGAGCGCGGCGGCAGCATTGTGGCGGCCAACAATGCCTTCCGCGGCCGGTTCGGCCCTGATGCGGACAGAGGCATCATCTACCAGTCAGCAGGCAACGAAGGCTGGATACATCCGGTGGAAGAAACCTTTACCACCGGCACGTCCTGCAAGCGCTGCGAACCCATTTTCACCGCCCATGGCGAAGAACTGCCCGCACTCATATATACCTTTCCCATCCGGGGGCCGGAACGCGAATACGACCTTGTGCTGGAAATTGCCGTGGACGTATCCGAAGTGGAAGCCCAGCAGCAGAAGCTGCTCACCGTGCAGAAGCAGTATCGCAAACTCTTTGACGAAGCGCCCTGCTTCATCACCGTGCAGGACAGGGACCTGCGTGTGGTGGACGCCAACAGGCGCTTCAAGGAGCAGTTCAGCTTCACGCCCGGCGCACGCTGCCATGAGCTGTACAAGCATTGTTCCGAGCCCTGTACGGATTGTCCCATCCTGCGTACCTTTGAAGACGGTCAGTCTCATCAGGCAGAGATGCAGGTAACCAACAATGAGGGCACTCCCTGCAATATTCTTGTCCAGACAGCTCCCATCTATGATGAGAACGGCGAACTTTCCCGTGTCATCGAGCTGTCCACGGACATCACCATGATCCGGCAGCTGCAGAGCCATCTGGCATCGCTCGGCATCATGCTCGGTTCCATGTCGCACGGCATGAAGGGCCTGCTCATGGCCATTGACGGCGGGGCCTACAGGCTGGAGGCCGGACTGAAGCGCGAGGATATTGAACGCATCGCATCCGGCTGGACGCAGATCCGCGAGAAGCTGGGCAGCCTGCGCAAAATGTCGCTGGACATTCTGGACTATGCCAAGAACCGTGAACTGGTTCCGGTGCAGACAGACATCAAAACCTTTGCCGCAAAGCTCATGGATACCGTGCGCCACAAGGCGGAATCCAACAACATAGCCCTGACGCTGGAAATGAATCTGGCGCACGGCACATTCGAGGCCGACACCCTGCCCCTTTCCTCCGCCCTGACCAACATTCTGGATAACGCTGTTGATGCCTGCCTGTTTGACAGAAGCAAGACCGGTCATTCTGTGCTTTTCCGCGTATGGTGCAACGAAACGGAACTGCATATGGTTGTTGAAGACAATGGCGTGGGCATGGACAGACAGGTGCGCGAAAACATGTTCACCCTGTTCTTCTCCTCCAAGGGACATGTGGGAACCGGCATAGGCCTGTTCTACGCGCATGATGTGATTACCCGCCATCACGGGCAGATAATGGTGGAGTCGGAACTGGGCAGGGGGTCATGCTTTCATGTGCGCCTGCCGCTGCGCCAGCCTGTTACGGGTGCCCCGCCCTCCGCAACCTGCCCCTGTTGA
- a CDS encoding PilZ domain-containing protein, with the protein MPNRRKRSRVRGSYEGILVLRGKEWPVQTRDISLKGALISAAVLPPLREECMLRIPLSEDIELEMEGLIVRVGSDDAAMDFTGMDEETYAHLSTMVRLRMANADLVDREELEEPFD; encoded by the coding sequence ATGCCGAACAGACGCAAGCGCAGCAGGGTGCGCGGCAGTTATGAAGGTATTCTTGTGCTCCGGGGCAAGGAGTGGCCTGTGCAGACGCGGGACATTTCTCTCAAGGGAGCGCTGATATCCGCTGCCGTGCTGCCGCCGCTCAGAGAGGAGTGCATGCTGCGGATTCCGCTATCCGAAGATATTGAGCTGGAAATGGAAGGGCTCATTGTACGGGTTGGTTCAGACGATGCCGCCATGGATTTTACCGGCATGGACGAAGAAACCTATGCACATCTCTCCACAATGGTGCGCCTGCGCATGGCAAATGCCGATCTTGTGGACCGCGAGGAGCTTGAAGAACCGTTTGACTAG
- a CDS encoding CinA family protein — translation MFADLHPSILRLGALLTDKGMQLGTAESCTGGLIAAACTDVSGSSAWFSGGVVAYANEIKEQVLGVPHETLVAHGAVSGETVEAMVRGAARVLGVHCAVAVSGIAGPTGGSQEKPVGTVWLAACVGEALSVRCFHFTGSREAVRLQTVQAAIQELTALLEA, via the coding sequence ATGTTTGCAGATTTACACCCTTCCATCCTCCGGCTGGGAGCCCTGCTCACGGACAAGGGCATGCAGCTCGGCACGGCAGAATCCTGCACCGGCGGACTCATTGCCGCCGCCTGCACCGATGTTTCCGGCTCTTCGGCCTGGTTCTCCGGCGGTGTGGTGGCCTATGCCAACGAGATCAAGGAACAGGTGCTCGGCGTTCCGCATGAAACGCTTGTGGCCCACGGTGCCGTAAGCGGCGAAACCGTTGAGGCAATGGTGCGCGGTGCCGCCCGCGTGCTCGGTGTACACTGCGCCGTGGCTGTTTCCGGCATTGCGGGCCCCACGGGCGGCTCGCAGGAAAAGCCTGTCGGCACCGTGTGGCTTGCCGCCTGCGTGGGCGAGGCTCTTTCAGTCCGGTGTTTCCACTTTACGGGCAGCCGCGAGGCCGTGCGCCTGCAGACGGTTCAGGCCGCCATTCAGGAGCTTACAGCCCTGCTTGAAGCCTGA
- a CDS encoding cytidine deaminase, whose protein sequence is MHFRNALRNPLTAVLLFSAVLVLCAAVRPAVAEPPMKVIYGFDREYPPYSFEEAAGKPAGFDVDLIQAILQEDNVRLIMRPLTWDQVQVELSAGNIQVSSGLAVTKQRQLLYKFADKPTMPMQIKLFTKPAARVGNVTLLRGQTVAVEKGSYQQRVLEEFGGLNIKLYRSKTEALKALYNDEVVAYGGPTQTAYYLIDKLKLGTITAVGTPLVVSDTYFAVNRDQDKLLAMINRGMLRIIQNGEYDRIYRKWFVPDLHPEEYTALYTAARNAAINAYAPYSRVPVGAAVLTRSGRIVTGCNVENSLISESQTALRTAVLKAVSEGEYEFRAVVSVAPDGSVMAPSAGDRQFLYEFGRGILCVVQPQAGKVELKMVSELLPYPHDSRPQSYQY, encoded by the coding sequence ATGCATTTTCGCAACGCTCTGCGCAATCCACTCACAGCCGTGTTGCTGTTTTCCGCCGTGCTGGTGCTCTGTGCGGCTGTCCGGCCCGCAGTGGCCGAACCGCCCATGAAGGTTATTTACGGGTTTGACCGTGAATACCCTCCCTACAGCTTTGAAGAGGCGGCGGGAAAGCCTGCCGGGTTTGACGTGGACCTCATTCAGGCCATTCTGCAGGAAGACAACGTGCGGCTCATCATGCGCCCGCTGACGTGGGATCAGGTGCAGGTTGAACTTTCTGCAGGCAATATTCAGGTTTCCTCAGGCCTGGCCGTAACCAAGCAGCGCCAGTTGCTCTACAAATTTGCCGACAAGCCTACCATGCCCATGCAGATAAAACTGTTCACCAAACCTGCCGCGCGGGTGGGTAACGTGACGCTTCTGCGCGGGCAGACCGTTGCGGTTGAAAAGGGTTCGTATCAGCAACGGGTGCTGGAAGAGTTCGGCGGGCTGAACATCAAGCTCTACAGAAGCAAGACAGAGGCGCTCAAGGCGCTGTATAATGACGAAGTGGTTGCCTACGGTGGCCCGACCCAGACCGCATACTACCTGATTGATAAACTGAAGCTGGGTACCATAACGGCAGTGGGGACCCCGCTGGTTGTATCGGATACCTATTTTGCCGTGAACCGTGATCAGGACAAGTTGCTGGCCATGATCAACAGGGGCATGCTGCGTATTATCCAGAACGGTGAGTATGACCGCATCTATCGCAAATGGTTCGTGCCGGACCTGCATCCGGAAGAATACACCGCCCTGTATACCGCGGCGCGCAATGCGGCCATCAATGCCTACGCGCCGTATTCCCGCGTGCCCGTGGGGGCTGCCGTGCTGACTCGTTCGGGCAGGATAGTGACAGGCTGCAATGTCGAGAATTCGCTCATCAGCGAATCACAGACCGCCCTGCGCACTGCCGTGCTGAAGGCAGTGTCGGAAGGGGAATATGAATTCCGCGCCGTGGTATCCGTTGCTCCCGACGGCAGCGTAATGGCTCCCTCTGCCGGAGACAGGCAGTTCCTGTACGAGTTCGGGCGGGGTATTCTGTGCGTTGTACAACCGCAGGCGGGCAAGGTTGAACTGAAGATGGTATCGGAGCTGTTGCCGTATCCCCACGACAGCCGTCCGCAGTCCTACCAGTATTGA